The nucleotide sequence CTCGAACATCAAGCATTACTGCTTTCAACGTACAGTTCACTTCGTCGTCACAGTCTTCACAAGGCTCATAATAATTTAGACTTACACATGGTAAAGGAGCAATTGGACCTTCAATCATTCGATGTATATCACAAAGGGTTACCTCTTGCGGGTCTTTAATTAGATAATATCCTCCACCTTTTCCTTTCTTACTGCTTAAGATTCTACCTTTTCTTAGTTCTAGTAAGATACTTTCTAGAAACTTTTGAGAGATATGTTCTTTCTTAGCAATTTCAGAGATCAGAATCGGTCCGTCACCATATTTAGAAGCCAAAAATCGCAATGCCTTGAGTGCATATTTTGTCTTTTTGGATAACATATTTAGTCTATCGTTTTTATAAATTATATATAGTTCAACGCTAAAGTATATAAGATAATCATAAATAGCTATATTAATTCTATTCAATAACTAGATTTATAACAATTTCACTCGATTTTGTATGATTATTGAAAAACTAAATGTATCTATACTTATATTTTAGTTGAATAAGCTAGAATCGAACATTATTATCAATTTTAAAACAAGAGTTTGATACTCATTTTTTTGACGATGGACCAAATTCAAGAGTTTTTCGCTGTACTTTCTGAAGAACAGAAATACACACTTATTATAGCTGTTGTAGCTATCCTATTTGTATTGTTTAAAGTTGCCAAAGCAGTCATTCGTTTAGCAGTAATTGCAGCTATCGTAATCTTAGCGGCTATTGCCTACAATAAATTTGAACCGTCTGGAATCGAAAAATTTGGCAAAAAGGTAAAGCATAATGTAGAGAGCTCTATTAACTAACTCTCTTTTATTGAATTACATATTTTTATCTTCATAGTATTATCAAAAATAGTCATATATTATTTGTTAATATGTGAAGCATTTTGTTAATTAGGAGTGTGAAACATTTAACGATGTCTCACTACCTTTAACAATTAAAAAAGGGTTATCTATCATTGCGATAGTTAACCCTTTTTTGTTTTACTTTTTGATGAAGATAAAATCTCCACCTTCATCCCCTGTAGAATTAATGACACCAAATTGAGGTACATTTTCGGAGTTATTCATTACCGCTACTCTGAAACTATCAAACAATGATCTTGCACTGATATATTTCTCGGTATTTTCTAGCAATCGTTTTTGTAGATACTTTACAAATACACTTTCATCCGGTACCTCTTTAAGGGTTCCACTGGTCATCGCCTTTCTTGATGGCAACTTCTCCAAACTTTTTATCGATTTCTCTGCATCATCAAAAGCTGCCCTAGTTTTAAAAATACCTCCAGAGAAACAAGCATCAGAAACCAACAAAACATGTTTGGCTCTATATGAAGCGATATATTCTTTAATTGTTGAGTTTCTTACCCAATTTGCTGTACTTTTTGCCTTAGCATCAGATGGCAACCAATACCCTGCTTTTCTTCTTGGGTCCCAATGACCATGCCCCGCATAAAAGATAAGAATATGATCATTTTCAGTAGAAACCTCCATTAAATTATCTAATGTTTCAATAATCTGCTCTCTCGTAGGGCTCTTTAAAGAGATTACATTTTCTCTTGGGAAAGTATAGTTTGAAACTAATATTTCTTCTATAGAGGCAGCATCTCCTTCTGGTTTATCTAAGTTAGCTATTTTCTCATCCTGATATTGATTGATACCTATGATAACAGCTCTATATACAGGCTGTGGTTTATATTCAACAATATCAAAACCTAAATCAGAGAAAGGTGAGATTTTTGGCTGTGTATCTTCTTGCTTTTGTTGCTCTGCAGTCTTGCTTTCATCCGCTTGGTCTCCACTACGACTTTTTTCAACGGATGCATGTGCTTCACCCATCTGATCCTCTTCCTTCAACCCTGAAGTAAATACTTTAGACATATCGATGTATGCCAAAGAGCCATCTTTAGAATAATATGCCTTTTTCGCAATACCATCAATACAAGGAGAATGAGGGCTTCCTCCATTATTTAGAGCAACCATTGGCATTGGATCAGACCAAGAGCCATCATCACTTTTAGTCACATACATTACTTCATAATCGAAGCTTTCATCACTAATCTTAGATAAAAAAACCAACGTTTTACCATCAGGCATTATTCTCGGTTCTTTCTCACTGTAAAGGTTTACTGGTTCAGGAAGTTTTACAGGCTCTCCAAAATTTCCCTTTTTATCAATAGATGCATAGTAGATAGCATATTGTAAATTCATAGGATCTGATCCTTCTTTAAGTCTAGTAAAGTAAAGGCCATCTCCATTTTTGGTAATTGAAGGAAACATTTCATAACCACCTGAATTGATTATTTCAGGTAATAACTCCGGCTTACCCAACCTTCTACCCCAACGCTTTATTCTATACAAATCCGATCCATTTTCTCCATTAATGGCTGAGAAATAAATCCATCTACCATCATAGCTGATCATTGGACTTGTAGGGTACGGCATATCCTTAGGGATAACTAATTGAGTTGGAGGCATAAATTTACCATCGACTTTATTGGATAAGTAAAAGTCAAAACCTTCAGAATTTTCTCTAGCAAAGAGTAATGTCTTTCCATCCGAAGTAATACTAGGAAAACGTTCGTTGCCTTCCTGATT is from Flammeovirga agarivorans and encodes:
- a CDS encoding RrF2 family transcriptional regulator yields the protein MLSKKTKYALKALRFLASKYGDGPILISEIAKKEHISQKFLESILLELRKGRILSSKKGKGGGYYLIKDPQEVTLCDIHRMIEGPIAPLPCVSLNYYEPCEDCDDEVNCTLKAVMLDVRDAQLEILNQKTILDLLPENYNSDIKIDA
- a CDS encoding caspase family protein → MATLTANSQTIFPDEFNQEGNERFPSITSDGKTLLFARENSEGFDFYLSNKVDGKFMPPTQLVIPKDMPYPTSPMISYDGRWIYFSAINGENGSDLYRIKRWGRRLGKPELLPEIINSGGYEMFPSITKNGDGLYFTRLKEGSDPMNLQYAIYYASIDKKGNFGEPVKLPEPVNLYSEKEPRIMPDGKTLVFLSKISDESFDYEVMYVTKSDDGSWSDPMPMVALNNGGSPHSPCIDGIAKKAYYSKDGSLAYIDMSKVFTSGLKEEDQMGEAHASVEKSRSGDQADESKTAEQQKQEDTQPKISPFSDLGFDIVEYKPQPVYRAVIIGINQYQDEKIANLDKPEGDAASIEEILVSNYTFPRENVISLKSPTREQIIETLDNLMEVSTENDHILIFYAGHGHWDPRRKAGYWLPSDAKAKSTANWVRNSTIKEYIASYRAKHVLLVSDACFSGGIFKTRAAFDDAEKSIKSLEKLPSRKAMTSGTLKEVPDESVFVKYLQKRLLENTEKYISARSLFDSFRVAVMNNSENVPQFGVINSTGDEGGDFIFIKK